A window of Streptomyces sp. NBC_01224 genomic DNA:
GAAGCAAGCGTCACTCTGCCGAGCGATCCGGTCTCGGTCTCGTCGGCCCGGAGATACGTGGCAAGGGTGCTGACCGAATGGGGTCTGGCCATCGACACGGAGTTCGCCGACAGTATCCGACTCATCGTCTCGGAACTCGCGACCAACGCCGTCCAGCACACCTTCGGACAGTCGCCCACCTTCACCGTGGACCTGAGGCTGGAGCGGGAGGAACAGCTGCATCTGGGTGTGACGGACAGTCACCCGCGTCGGCCCCGGCGGCTGCCCGCCGCCGTTCAGCAGGACAACGGACGCGGCATGGTGATCATTCGCTGTCTGGCCAAGGAGTGCGGTGGCCGGCTCACCGTCACCCCCACCGCCGACGGCGGCAAGACGGTCTGGATCGCGCTCCCGTGGAGCATCCCCGTGCAGAGCTGACCGACCCTTCGATCCGCCGCCTCCCTGTCTCCCGATCGCATGATCACCCGCCCTCGCCGCCCGGCCGCTGCGCCGAGGCCGCCCGCCCGAACCCACTGCGCAACAGCGCCTGGAGAGTTGCCGCCGCGGCGCTCGCCCGGTCACCGCGGTGCACCATCGAGATCGTCCGCCGGAACGAGGCGGGTTCCAGCCGCCGCACGGACAACGGTGTCGACGACATCGCGGCAACCATCTCCGGTACGACCGCCATTCCGATGCCCGCGCTGACCAGCGCACACACCAGCGCATAGCCGGGCGACTCGCAGACCACGGCGGGTGTTGCCCCTGCTTCGGCCAACGCCTGCTCCACCCCGCGGCGCGGTGGATGCGTCGGCGCGCTGCTGATCAGCGGCCGCCCCGCCAGTTCCGTCACCGGCAGTCTCCCGGTGGCTTCGGACAGCATCTGCCCGACCGCCGTGATCAGGACCAGTTCCTCGACCAGCAGCGGTTCGGCGAATACCCCGGAGGGCCAGGCCGCTGCGGCAGCCGGCTCGTACACATGGGTCAGCGCAAGATCGACGTCGCCGGCGGCCACAGCTGCGACTCCGTCCGGCGGCTCATACTCGGTGACCGCCAGCTCCACATCCGGGTGGGCGCGACGGAAGGCGCTCAACACCGGCGGCAACAGATGGATGCCCGCGGTGGTGAACGTGCCGACCCGGAGGCGTCCGCCGGAGAGTCCGGAGAGACGGGCCAGTTCGTGGCGGGCCAGGTCCATCTCGTCGAGGATCCGCCGTGCGCGTCCGACCAGCAGCTCACCGGCGGCCGTGAGGCGGGCCCCTCGGTGGTGGCGCACCAGCAGTGCGGCGCCCGCCTCCCGCTCCAGCTTGGCGATCTGCTGGGAGAGCGCGGGCGCGGTGTAGCCGAGTCGGGCGGCGGCCCGGGTGATCGATCCGGCCTCCGCGACTGCCACCAGCGCCGCGAGCCGTGTCGGGTCGTACATTAAGTGTTCCTTTTGGCAGACCCAGAAGATTGCAAGTACACGCTAAAGGCTCTGCCGGGCCAGGGTGGACCCATGGACGCACAATTGATCGCCTTCATCGGGGTCGCCGCTGGAATGGTCGCGCTGCCGGGCGCGGACTTCACCGTCGTCGTACGCAACGCGCTCGCCTCCCGGTCAGCGGGGGTGGCGACCGCGCTGGGTGTTGCCGGTGGACTCCTCGTGCACACCGCGCTGGCCGTCGCCGGGCTTGCCGCTGTGCTGGTGACGCTGCCCGTACTGTTCCGCACCGTTCAGCTGCTCGGCGGGGCCTACGTCCTCTACCTCGGCATCAGCGCCCTGTACGCGGCTCGGCGCCGCACCACGGGCAGGGCGGGTGAGGCCGAGGGGGAACCAGCAGGGCAGGGAACCGTACGAGCACTGCGCCAGGGCTTCCTCACCAACGCCCTGAATCCCAAGGCGCCGGTGCTCTTCCTGAGTCTGCTGCCGCAGTTCGTTCCCGACGGGCAGCCGCCGCTCCCGAGGACCTTGCTGCTCGCAATGATCGTGGTGCTGCTTGCGCTGATCTGGTTCCCCGCAGTGGCCCTCATGGTGGACCGACTGGGGCGGCGGCTGCGCCGGCCACGTACCGCCCGCGCCATCGAGGGCGGCAGCGGCGCGGCGCTCACCGGTCTGGGGTTGGTGCTGGTGTCCGGCCCCCTGCTGCACTGAGTAACGAGCGGGTCAGCGGCGGAGACCAGGGCCTGTCCGGTGGATCAGGACCGGGGGCACGGGCCTGATCCACCGGACAGGCATCAGCGGACCCGCCCGTAGTAGACGCTCTTCGTCCAGATCTTCTCCAGCCGGACCACCGCGCCGGTCCTCGGCGAGTGCCAGATCCTGCCCTTACCCGCGTAGATCCCCACGTGGTAGATGCTGCGGCCGTAATGGAAGAAGACCAGGTCGCCGCGTTGCCTGTGCGAGGCCGAGATATGGCGGGTCTTGTTGTACTGCTGCTGGGCGGTGCGCGGGAGCTTCTTGCCCGCCTTTTTGAACGAATAGACCGTCAGACCCGAGCAGTCGAAGCGGTTGGGGCCGGTGGCCCCCCAACCGTATGGTGATCCCTTCTTCGACGCGGCGATGTTGAGTGCCTTCATCGAGAGGGTCGCTGCCTGGGCTTGAGGCGTGGCGCCCGGGGCAAGCAGGGTGCCGCCGACGGCGGCCAGTGTCAGAACCGAGGCCGTGCCGGCCCGGGCGAGCAGAGACGGGACATGAACCTGCGCAGCCATGCGCAACCCTTCGTCAGCCGCCTGTGAAGGATGACCTGTCGGGTTCGGGCTGGCGAAGTTGCCCGGCCGCGCTCGGCGGCTTCACCCCGAGGGTCGACCGGTGTTCCGGTCGACCCGTTGTGCTCGGGTCCTCCACTCCTGCCGATCCACTTCTGTCGACCAGGCATCCGGACGGCGGCAGGACTCGGCGTCCGCCCGGACCGCCCCGCCGCGGTGGCGGGGGCTTGTCGTCCCAGGGATCTTGGCGCACCGACTGCCGGATTTCCGAGAGAAAACGACGATATGTGAGTCTCCTCATTAATGATCCGTTTGGGTGGGGCCGATGATTCCGAAGACCGTGCAGGTCGCTCGGACCGGTCTCGTACCAGGGGTGGAAGGATGGATTCCGATCACTGCCCTCGCGAAAAACGCAAGTTGAGATGTCGCTCGCGAGGGGGAATCCCTACGCCGAACGAGCTAGGAATTTCGATGTGCCTGCCGGGCGTGTCGCGCGGGGGAGTTGAGCGACGTCCGTCGGAGTCGCGGGTGGAGTGAGTTGAGCAAACCCCGTCGGAGGTGAGGGCAGGGGGAGTTGGCCGGACCCGGCCGGGGCCGGAGACGAAGTGGGCTGCTCAACTCGCCCGAGCGGGGGGTACGGTGACGCGTCCGGCCCGCCGTTCCCCGTCCAGCAGGCGCAGCGCCCGCGCCAAGGTGGCGGCGTGGATCTGCGCCTCGCCGCGCTCATGCATCAACGCGAGGGCGTCCCGTAGCGCGCCCGCCCGTGAGGCCAGTGCCTGTGCGGCGCGCAGTGCGCCGTAGGTGTCGCTGCCGCGGGCCGGGTTGATCCGGCCCAGTTGGTCCAGGACTTCGAGGTAGCAGTCGATGAACTCCCCCTCGGCGCGCGTCAGTGCGGGGAGTGGCGGCAACTCCGGTGGCTGCATCGGGCGTTCACCTCGCGCTGTGCGGCGGGAGTGACGACTTCCGGTTCTCCATGACGTGGTCCACCAGGCCGTACGCCTTGGCGCCCGCAGCGTCGAGGATGAGGTCGCGCTCGATGTCGGTGGCGATCTGCGCTGCGCTGCGGCCCGTGTGACGGGCCAACAGTGTGGTGATCATCTCGCGGACCCGTTCCAATTCCTGTGCCTCGATCTCCAGATCGGACGGCTGACCTTGAACCGGCTCGGTGAGCTCGGGCTGCTGCACGACGACCCTGGCGCCGGGCAGTGCGTGCCGTCGGCCGGGAGCGCCCGCGGCGAGCAGTGTGGACGCGCAGGAACCGGCCTGTCCGAGGCAGTAGGTCTCCACCTCGCAGGTGAGGTACTGCATCGTGTCGTAGATCGCGGACATGGCTCCGAACGAGCCGCCGGGGGAGTTGATGTAGAGCGAGATGGGCCGGTCGGGGGCGTCGTGTTCCAGATACATGAACTGGGCGATCAGGTCGGTGGCGGCGGTGTCGTCGACCGGGGTGCCGAGGAAGACGATCCGTTCGGCGAGCAGCTTGGAGTACGGATCCAGGGTGCGCGTCCCGTTGGTCGTGCGCTCGGTGAACTCGGGCAGCACGTAACGGGCGGTGGGGCGGAACAGCATGGCGTTGCCTTTCCTCCGGAGCTGTACGGGGATCTGCGTGAGCATCTGTAAAAAATGTACAGGACGTACAGAAGGTTATGATGGGAGCATGGCCTACGAGATTCCGGTGACGCAAGCCCGAGCTGAGCTCGCCGAACTGATCAACCGCGTTGTCTACGGCGGCGAGCGAGTGGTCGTGACGCGGCACGGCAAGCCGCTCGTGGCGCTCGTTTCGGCTGCTGACCTGGAGCGACTCGAAAATGACGAGGCGGCTGCCGAGGAGCAGGTGATCAGCTCGGTCTCCTCGATCAGCTCCCTTGCGTCCGCTCCCGGCGAACGGCGGCGCTTCGGCATCGCGGCGGAACACAGGGGGCACCGCGAGCCGGGCAGCTGAGCGCCCCACTGACGTCCCGTAACGCTGAGATGCCGTGCACCCCCGCCCGTTGCGGCGGGGGTGCACGGCATGCTCGAACGGGGTCGGCCCACCAGGGCCGGCTCCGGGGTGCTGGGAGCGGGCGCGGCCGGAGGCTGGGCCCGGCGTCGGCCGCCGATGAGCACCGCCGTCAGCCCGAGCGCCGCCCAGAGTGTGAGCGTGAGCAGCGCATTGCCCGCACCGCTGCCGTCGAAGAAGGCCACCGACCGCAGCAGTGAGCCGCCCGCACCCGGCGGCATCAGCCGGCCGATCGTCCCGATCGGCCGGGGCAGCAGCTCGGGCGCGCTGGTCACGCCGGAGAAGGGGTTTCCGAGCAGCACCATCAGCAGGGCGCCGAGGTCGACGCCGGGCGGACCGATCAGCGCGGCGAGCCCCGCCACCGTCCCGCCGATGGCGCCTGGGCCGTGACCGCTTCGCGCAGCAGTTGGGTGCGGTCAGCAGCTGCGGGCCCTGCGGGGTGACCACGACCGCGCCGTATACAGACCGGTCCTCCATCGCGCGGCGGGCATCGGCCGCGGAGGCGTAACGATGTACCTCGAAGGCGCCCTCGCGTTGCTCGAACCGCTGCTGGAGCCGATCGGCGGCCGGTGCGGAACCGGCTGCCACGCTCGCCGAGGTCTTCGGGGGGTTGCGGGCGGCGTGGACGGAGCTGGTCGACGTGCACCGCGACATCGGCTTGCTCGGCTCCGATGTGTCCGCGGATCATGTGGTCCGCACGCTGATCGCCACCGCCCGGGGGTTCATCGCCCAGCCGGCGATGTTCGGTGACGCCGAACCCGAAGTGCTGGAAAACGGCCTGCGCGGCCTGATGTCCATGGATCTGCAAAAGATCAGTTAACGCGCCGGAAAAACTTCGGCTCTAACGTGCAATACCTCGCTGCGAGAGACCGGTTCGATGTTCAACAGTCTGTTGACGGCGGCTAGTGTCTCGCTGCGCCCAGGGCCGGTACTGGGCACAGGACTGTGAGGTGGAAGCATGCAACTGACCCCGCATGAGCAGGAACGCCTGCTCATCCATGTTGCTGCCGACGTGGCTCAGAAGCGTCGGGCGCGCGGACTGCGGCTCAACCACCCCGAGGCGGTCGCGCTGATCACCATCCATCTGCTGGAGGGTGCCCGCGACGGTCGTACGGTCTCCGAACTGATGGCATCGGGCCGCAAGGTGCTCTCCCGCGAGGATGTCATGGACGGGGTGCCCGAGATGATCCATGACGTCCAGGTCGAGGCCACCTTCCCGGACGGCACCAAGCTCGTGACCGTGCACGAGCCGATCGTCTGACGGCAGGTGTCACCGATGATTCCCGGAGAGATCCTGTACGGAGACGGGCCCGTACCGTTCAACGAAGGCCGGTCCGTCACCCGCCTCACCGTTCTCAACGCCGCCGACCGGCCCGTCCAGGTCGGTTCGCACTATCACTTCGCCGAGGCCAACCCGGGCCTGGACTTCGACCGTTCGGCCGCCCGCGGACTGAGGCTGAACATCGCCGCCGGGACCGCTGTGCGCTTCGAACCCGGCGTACCCGTCGACATCGAGCTCGTCCCCCTCGCCGGACGGCGCATCGTCCCCGGCCTGCGCGGCGAAACCGGAGGTGCCCTCGATGGCTGAACTCGACCGCGCGGTCTACGCCGACCTGTTCGGCCCCACGACCGGTGACCGCATCCGGCTCGCCGACACCGATCTGCTCGTCGAGATCGAGGAGGACCGCTCGGGCGGCCCCGGACTCGCGGGAGACGAGGCGGTTTTCGGCGGCGGCAAGGTGATTCGCGAGTCGATGGGCCAGGCGCGCACCACCCGCGCCGAAGGCGCCCCGGACACCGTCATCACCGGCGCCGTGATCATCGACCACTGGGGCATCGTCAAGGCGGACATCGGCATCCGCGACGGCCGGATCACCGGGATCGGCAAAGCCGGCAACCCGGACACCATGGACGGCGTCCACCCCGATCTGGTCATCGGCCCCGAGACCGAAATCGTCGCGGGCAACGGCAAGTTCCTCACCGCGGGCGCCATCGACGCCCATGTCCACTTCATCTCCCCGACCATCGTCGACCAGGCGCTCTCCGCCGGTGTCACCACGCTCGTCGGAGGTGGCACCGGACCGGCCGAGGGCACGAAGGCGACCACGGTCACTCCGGGCGCCTGGCACCTCGCCCGGATGTTCGAGGCTCTGGAGGCCTGCCCCGTCAACATCGGGCTGCTCGGCAAGGGCAACACGATGTCGGGCGACGCCATGCGCGCCCAACTGCGCGGCGGTGCCCTCGGATTCAAGATCCACGAGGACTGGGGTGCCACTCCCGCCGTCATCGACGCCTGTCTGAACGTGTGCGAGGAGAGCGGTGCGCAGCTCGCCATTCACACGGACACCCTCAACGAGGCCGGCTTCGTCGCGGATACGCTCGCGGCCATCGCCGGACGCTCCATCCACGCGTACCACACCGAAGGTGCCGGCGGCGGGCATGCCCCGGACATCATCACCGTGGTCTCGGAGCCGTACGTCCTGCCCAGTTCCACCAATCCGACCCGGCCTCACACCGTCAACACCATCGAGGAACACCTCGACATGCTGATGGTCTGTCACCACCTCAACCCCGCTGTGCCGGAGGACCTGGCCTTCGCCGAATCCCGGATCCGTCCCTCCACCATCGCGGCCGAGGACATCCTCCACGACCTCGGGGCGATCTCGATCATCTCCTCCGACGCCCAGGCGATGGGCCGCGTCGGCGAGGTCGTCCTGCGCACCTGGCAGACCGCCCATGTGATGAAGAAGCGCCGCGGCGTCCTTCCCGGCGACGGCCGGGCCGACAACCACCGGGTTCGTCGTTATGTCGCCAAATACACCATCAATCCCGCTGTCGCCCAGGGCCTCGACCGGGAGATCGGTTCGGTCGAGACCGGCAAGCTCGCCGATCTGGTGCTGTGGGACCCGGCGTTCTTCGGCGTCAAGCCGCAGACCGTCATCAAGGGCGGGCAGATCGCGTACGCGCAGATGGGCGACGCCAACGCGTCCATCCCTACGCCGCAGCCGGTGATGCCGAGGCCGATGTTCGGCGCACTCGGCCGGGCGCCCGCCGCCAACTCGTTCAACTTCGTGGCGAACGCAGCCATCGAGGACGGGCTGCCCGAACGCCTCGGTCTCGGCAAACGGTTCGTTGCGATCACCAGCACGCGCGGCGTCTCCAAGGCCGACATGCGGGAGAACGACGCACTGCCGCAGGTCCACGTCGACCCCGACAGCTTCGCCGTGACGATCGACGGCGAACCGGTCGAACCGGCACCCGCCGCCGAACTGCCCATGGCCCAGCGCTACTTCCTCTTCTGACGCGGACCATGTGATGAGTCGCGCAGCTCTGCTCGTTCTCGCCGACGGCCGGTTCCCCGCCGGTGGCCACGCCCACTCCGGTGGCGCCGAACCGGCCGTGAAGGAAGGACGTATCCGTAACGCCGAAGACCTCGCCGAGTTCTGCCGGGGCCGCCTCCACACCACCGGACTCACGGCCGCCGCACTCGCCGCGGCGGCCGCCCACGGCCATGACCCGCTCGCACTCGACGAGGCCGCCGATGCCCGCACCCCGTCACCCGCGCTGCGGACCGTCGCGCGCAAACTCGGCCGGCAGCTGATGCGGACGGCCCGCGCCGTCTGGCCCAGCCCCGAACTCGCCGCGCTCGCCCGGGACCGGCCGCGCGGCGCCCACCAGCCCGTCGTGCTCGGCCTCACCGCACGATCGGCGGGACTCGGGCCCGAGGATGCTGCGCACTGCGTCGCCTATGAGACCGTCAGCGGACCGGCCACCGCTGCCGTCCGGCTGCTCTCCCTCGACCCCTTCGAAGCCACCGCCGTCCTCGCCCGCCTCGCACCCGAACTCGACCGGATCGCGGAACAGGCCGCCGCTGCGGCGCACGGAACCATCGATGCGCTGCCCGCCGCCTCCGCCCCTCTCCTCGACATCACCGCCGAGGCGCACGCGGCCTGGCCTGTCCGCCTGTTCGCCTCGTAAGCCTGCAAGAACCAGGAGCCGAACGCCATGCACCTCGACCACGCCCATGACGGCCCGGCCGCCATCAGCGCCGATACAGCCCGCCCCGACGGCACCCGCCGCGCTCTGCGCATCGGACTCGGCGGGCCGGTCGGCTCCGGCAAGACCGCGACCGTCGCCGCCCTCTGCAGGTCCCTGCGCGACCAGCTCTCCATCGCTGTGGTCACCAACGACATCTACACCCGCGAGGACGCCGCCTTCCTGCTGCGCCATGCCGTCCTGCCGCCCGAGCGCATCCAGGCCGTGGAGACCGGCGCCTGCCCGCACACCGCGATCCGGGACGACATCTCCGCCAACCTCGAAGCCGTCGAGGACCTGGAGGACGCCGTAGGGCCGCTCGATCTGATCCTGGTCGAATCCGGCGGCGACAACCTCACCGCCACCTTCTCCAAAGGCCTGGTCGACGCCCAGATCTTCGTCATCGATGTGGCGGGCGGCGACGACATCCCGCGCAAGGGCGGCCCCGGCGTCACCACTTCCGACCTGCTCGTCATCAACAAGACCGACCTTGCCCCGTACGTCGGCTCCGATCTTGACCGAATGGCTCAGGACGCCGCACAGCAACGCGGGCCGCTCCCCGTGGTCTTCACCTCACTCACCTCGCAGGAAGGTGCGGGGCCGGTCGCGGACTGGGTGCGGGGGCAGCTCGCCGCCTGGACCGCATGAGCGTCCAGGCCACCGCCCGGATCACCGCGGTCCTCGACAGCCGGGGCGTCACTTCGCTCCCCGTGCTGGAGAGCGACGGGCCGCTCGCCCTGCGCCGGACCCGGGCCGCGAACGGCTCGTACGCCCGTGTCACCGTCGTCGGCGCCATGAGCGCGCCGCTCGGCGGCGACCGGCTCGCCATCGAGGCACAGGTCGAGGAAGACGCCCGGCTCACCGTCGACTCGGCCGCAGCCACCGTCGCCCTGCCCGGACCGGGAGCGGCCGCCGAACCCGCCACGTACGACATCAGGTTGAAGGTGGGGGAGCGGGCCGGGCTCTGCTGGCTTCCGGAGCAACTCGTCTCGGCGCACGGCAGCGTCCTGCACATGACCACACGGGTCGAACTCGCCCCCACCGCACGGCTGGTGCTGCGCGAGGAGCAGATTCTCGGACGCCACGGCGAGAGCACCGGCGCCCTCACCAGCCGCCTCACAGTGCACCGCGCCGGCCGTCCGCTGATCGACCAGCAGGTGGCGTACGGGCCCGGAGCACCCGGCTGGGACGGCGCGGCCGTTCTCGGCGGCCACCGGGCCCTCGGGCAACTCCTCGTCGTGGACCCGTTGTTCGGCGAAAAATGCCCCGAAG
This region includes:
- a CDS encoding ATP-binding protein; amino-acid sequence: MADHQEASVTLPSDPVSVSSARRYVARVLTEWGLAIDTEFADSIRLIVSELATNAVQHTFGQSPTFTVDLRLEREEQLHLGVTDSHPRRPRRLPAAVQQDNGRGMVIIRCLAKECGGRLTVTPTADGGKTVWIALPWSIPVQS
- a CDS encoding ATP-dependent Clp protease proteolytic subunit, whose translation is MFRPTARYVLPEFTERTTNGTRTLDPYSKLLAERIVFLGTPVDDTAATDLIAQFMYLEHDAPDRPISLYINSPGGSFGAMSAIYDTMQYLTCEVETYCLGQAGSCASTLLAAGAPGRRHALPGARVVVQQPELTEPVQGQPSDLEIEAQELERVREMITTLLARHTGRSAAQIATDIERDLILDAAGAKAYGLVDHVMENRKSSLPPHSAR
- a CDS encoding urease subunit gamma, which encodes MQLTPHEQERLLIHVAADVAQKRRARGLRLNHPEAVALITIHLLEGARDGRTVSELMASGRKVLSREDVMDGVPEMIHDVQVEATFPDGTKLVTVHEPIV
- a CDS encoding urease subunit alpha, with translation MAELDRAVYADLFGPTTGDRIRLADTDLLVEIEEDRSGGPGLAGDEAVFGGGKVIRESMGQARTTRAEGAPDTVITGAVIIDHWGIVKADIGIRDGRITGIGKAGNPDTMDGVHPDLVIGPETEIVAGNGKFLTAGAIDAHVHFISPTIVDQALSAGVTTLVGGGTGPAEGTKATTVTPGAWHLARMFEALEACPVNIGLLGKGNTMSGDAMRAQLRGGALGFKIHEDWGATPAVIDACLNVCEESGAQLAIHTDTLNEAGFVADTLAAIAGRSIHAYHTEGAGGGHAPDIITVVSEPYVLPSSTNPTRPHTVNTIEEHLDMLMVCHHLNPAVPEDLAFAESRIRPSTIAAEDILHDLGAISIISSDAQAMGRVGEVVLRTWQTAHVMKKRRGVLPGDGRADNHRVRRYVAKYTINPAVAQGLDREIGSVETGKLADLVLWDPAFFGVKPQTVIKGGQIAYAQMGDANASIPTPQPVMPRPMFGALGRAPAANSFNFVANAAIEDGLPERLGLGKRFVAITSTRGVSKADMRENDALPQVHVDPDSFAVTIDGEPVEPAPAAELPMAQRYFLF
- a CDS encoding type II toxin-antitoxin system Phd/YefM family antitoxin, producing the protein MAYEIPVTQARAELAELINRVVYGGERVVVTRHGKPLVALVSAADLERLENDEAAAEEQVISSVSSISSLASAPGERRRFGIAAEHRGHREPGS
- a CDS encoding LysE family translocator: MDAQLIAFIGVAAGMVALPGADFTVVVRNALASRSAGVATALGVAGGLLVHTALAVAGLAAVLVTLPVLFRTVQLLGGAYVLYLGISALYAARRRTTGRAGEAEGEPAGQGTVRALRQGFLTNALNPKAPVLFLSLLPQFVPDGQPPLPRTLLLAMIVVLLALIWFPAVALMVDRLGRRLRRPRTARAIEGGSGAALTGLGLVLVSGPLLH
- a CDS encoding C40 family peptidase, yielding MAAQVHVPSLLARAGTASVLTLAAVGGTLLAPGATPQAQAATLSMKALNIAASKKGSPYGWGATGPNRFDCSGLTVYSFKKAGKKLPRTAQQQYNKTRHISASHRQRGDLVFFHYGRSIYHVGIYAGKGRIWHSPRTGAVVRLEKIWTKSVYYGRVR
- a CDS encoding urease subunit beta codes for the protein MIPGEILYGDGPVPFNEGRSVTRLTVLNAADRPVQVGSHYHFAEANPGLDFDRSAARGLRLNIAAGTAVRFEPGVPVDIELVPLAGRRIVPGLRGETGGALDG
- a CDS encoding urease accessory protein UreD, coding for MSVQATARITAVLDSRGVTSLPVLESDGPLALRRTRAANGSYARVTVVGAMSAPLGGDRLAIEAQVEEDARLTVDSAAATVALPGPGAAAEPATYDIRLKVGERAGLCWLPEQLVSAHGSVLHMTTRVELAPTARLVLREEQILGRHGESTGALTSRLTVHRAGRPLIDQQVAYGPGAPGWDGAAVLGGHRALGQLLVVDPLFGEKCPEARLLGSTAVLTPLVGPAVLVTAVAPDARVLRRVLGDALSDVLDTPAR
- a CDS encoding urease accessory protein UreF → MSRAALLVLADGRFPAGGHAHSGGAEPAVKEGRIRNAEDLAEFCRGRLHTTGLTAAALAAAAAHGHDPLALDEAADARTPSPALRTVARKLGRQLMRTARAVWPSPELAALARDRPRGAHQPVVLGLTARSAGLGPEDAAHCVAYETVSGPATAAVRLLSLDPFEATAVLARLAPELDRIAEQAAAAAHGTIDALPAASAPLLDITAEAHAAWPVRLFAS
- the ureG gene encoding urease accessory protein UreG encodes the protein MHLDHAHDGPAAISADTARPDGTRRALRIGLGGPVGSGKTATVAALCRSLRDQLSIAVVTNDIYTREDAAFLLRHAVLPPERIQAVETGACPHTAIRDDISANLEAVEDLEDAVGPLDLILVESGGDNLTATFSKGLVDAQIFVIDVAGGDDIPRKGGPGVTTSDLLVINKTDLAPYVGSDLDRMAQDAAQQRGPLPVVFTSLTSQEGAGPVADWVRGQLAAWTA
- a CDS encoding LysR family transcriptional regulator — translated: MYDPTRLAALVAVAEAGSITRAAARLGYTAPALSQQIAKLEREAGAALLVRHHRGARLTAAGELLVGRARRILDEMDLARHELARLSGLSGGRLRVGTFTTAGIHLLPPVLSAFRRAHPDVELAVTEYEPPDGVAAVAAGDVDLALTHVYEPAAAAAWPSGVFAEPLLVEELVLITAVGQMLSEATGRLPVTELAGRPLISSAPTHPPRRGVEQALAEAGATPAVVCESPGYALVCALVSAGIGMAVVPEMVAAMSSTPLSVRRLEPASFRRTISMVHRGDRASAAAATLQALLRSGFGRAASAQRPGGEGG